The following coding sequences are from one Caloenas nicobarica isolate bCalNic1 chromosome 25, bCalNic1.hap1, whole genome shotgun sequence window:
- the LOC135998380 gene encoding olfactory receptor 14A16-like, with amino-acid sequence MSNSSSITQFLLLAFTDTRELQLLHFWLFLGIYLAALLGNGLIITTIACDQHLHTPMYFFRLNLSLLDLGSISTTVPKSMANSFWDTRAISFQGCVAQLFLFLFLATAEYFLLTIMSYDRYIAISKPLHYGTLLGSRACVHLAAAAWATGFLIALLHTANTFSLPLCKGNALDQFFCEIPQILKLSCSDAYLREVGLVILGASGFFVCFVFILLSYVQILKAVLRIPSEQGRHKAFSTCLPHLAVVSLYVSTAVFAYLKPPSISSPSLDLVVSVLYSVFPPAVNPLIYSMRNLELRDALRKLMAGFLSKALNFSSSAYHS; translated from the coding sequence atgtccaacagcagctccatcacccagttcctcctcctggcgttcacagacacacgggagctgcagctcttgcacttctggctcttcctgggcatctacctggctgccctcctgggcaacggcctcatcatcaccaccatagcctgtgaccagcacctgcacacgcccatgtacttcttccggctcaacctctccctccttgacctgggctccatctccaccactgtccccaagtccatggccaattccttctgggacaccagggccatttccTTTCAAGGGTGTGTGGCAcagctctttttgtttctcttcttggccacagcagagtattttcttctcaccatcatgtcctatgaccgctacattgccatctccaaacccctgcactacgggaccctcctgggcagcagagcttgtgtccacttggcagcagctgcctgggccactgggtttctcattgctctgctgcacacagccaatacgttttcactgccactgtgcaagggcaatgccctggaccagttcttctgtgaaatcccccagatcctcaagctctcctgctcagatgcctacctcagggaagttgGGCTTGTTATACTTGGTGCCTCTGGattctttgtatgttttgtgttcatcctCCTGTCCTACGTGCAGATCTTGAaggccgtgctgaggatcccctctgagcagggacggcacaaagccttttccacgtgcctccctcacctggccgtggtctctctGTATGTCAGCACTGCCGTGTTTGCCTACttgaagcccccctccatctcctccccatccctggacctggtggtgtctgttctataCTCAGTgtttcctccagcagtgaaccccctcatctacagcatgaggaacctGGAGCTCagggatgccctgaggaaactgatggCTGGATTCCTTTCAAAGGCATTAAACTTCTCATCTTCTGCATATCACTCATGA